Proteins from a genomic interval of Rubinisphaera italica:
- a CDS encoding right-handed parallel beta-helix repeat-containing protein gives MKHLYLYNVIALALVILCQGTAQARDELWQPYLELEGRGTTIRSVGQGTLFAPIWQDEESLIFADIRGLGTDGDAGEGNFGVAYRKIIDTQYILGANIFYDFRHSEVNNEYHQGAFGLEFLTTDSGLRFNAYVPDQGVKYATQANAAFIQGGTVVVQQGLEAAYWGLDLEAERLLWHRTSCDNCTTNRHLGNLDMELWASIGVFHFDNDAANFRNITGPRARTELRLYDVPGLGQDSRVVLSGQYEYDEVRSDVFGAMVNLRIPIGPGGSKKTYRLQGLDRRMVAPIVRDIDIVTNTGAFGAPEMAKFSTNLLPISNVTTIDGNTVDPEGDFFAAGPNSLVLFDGSFSTITADTTFQFNDGQVALGGGSSIQVIGCDTGSIATLTAPGTRPLIDGGLNPIDLFTLAQDNTIQGLDLSGGDVGIYGDGVGGFTIDGNNISGAALGGIYLENNLGGGVVENNNSSNNDFFGIDVGGADLLSLSNNTANRNGVLGMLIDGVDGDVSGNTTNENVEDGLVILGDVSGSLINNMALNNGLIGSSGTGIVILGDINTSGNAVGISGNFANGNYDEGIFLLGDVNGPISNNTTNNNGEDGFQIFDVDVLFTNNTSNGNGDDGFDFDRLLSGGQIVNNSASGNAESGFDFDDDILAGSLISGNTSNNNSEFGYDFFDMNGEFRNNLADSNILDGFNFADVGAGGIFEGNTANGNLDGFYFDENNGLFRNNVATNNTEDGFDILINNSTFTGNVANNNDELGYNFVFPNNGTATMNTGSGNTNGGNTFP, from the coding sequence ATGAAACACTTGTACTTATATAACGTAATTGCATTGGCACTCGTCATTTTGTGTCAGGGAACGGCTCAGGCTCGTGATGAACTGTGGCAACCTTACCTGGAATTGGAAGGTCGGGGAACGACGATACGTTCTGTCGGTCAAGGAACGTTGTTTGCACCGATCTGGCAGGATGAAGAGTCGCTGATATTCGCCGACATTCGTGGACTCGGAACCGATGGGGATGCCGGTGAAGGGAATTTCGGAGTCGCCTACCGAAAAATCATCGATACTCAATATATTCTCGGCGCAAACATTTTCTATGACTTCCGTCATAGCGAAGTGAATAACGAATACCATCAGGGAGCTTTCGGGCTGGAGTTCTTAACCACCGATAGCGGCCTGAGATTTAATGCATATGTTCCTGATCAAGGAGTCAAATATGCCACTCAGGCGAATGCCGCGTTCATTCAGGGAGGAACTGTGGTCGTTCAGCAGGGACTCGAAGCCGCCTACTGGGGACTTGATCTGGAAGCCGAGCGATTACTCTGGCATCGTACTAGTTGTGACAATTGCACGACAAACCGCCATCTGGGAAATCTGGATATGGAATTGTGGGCTTCGATCGGTGTGTTTCATTTCGATAACGATGCCGCCAATTTCAGAAATATCACTGGTCCACGTGCTCGAACAGAGCTCCGACTTTATGACGTTCCCGGTCTCGGACAAGACTCGCGAGTTGTTCTGAGCGGACAATATGAATATGACGAAGTCCGTAGTGATGTCTTTGGGGCGATGGTTAACTTGCGAATTCCGATTGGCCCTGGCGGATCGAAAAAAACTTATCGTCTGCAAGGTCTGGACCGGAGAATGGTGGCTCCTATTGTCCGAGATATTGATATTGTCACGAATACTGGTGCCTTCGGGGCTCCCGAAATGGCCAAGTTTTCGACGAATCTTCTTCCAATTAGCAATGTTACGACCATCGATGGAAATACTGTAGATCCCGAAGGGGACTTCTTCGCAGCAGGCCCCAATTCTCTTGTATTATTCGACGGCTCATTTTCGACAATCACAGCGGATACAACCTTCCAGTTTAATGATGGACAGGTCGCATTGGGCGGAGGCAGTTCGATACAAGTGATCGGTTGCGATACTGGTTCTATTGCCACGTTAACGGCTCCCGGCACAAGACCACTCATTGATGGAGGACTCAATCCAATTGATCTGTTCACACTGGCCCAGGACAACACCATTCAGGGCTTGGATTTGAGTGGTGGTGACGTTGGAATATATGGAGATGGTGTAGGTGGATTTACGATCGATGGAAATAATATTTCCGGCGCTGCACTGGGGGGAATTTATCTTGAAAACAATCTTGGCGGGGGAGTTGTAGAGAATAATAATTCTTCGAACAACGATTTCTTTGGAATTGATGTTGGAGGAGCCGATTTGCTTTCACTATCGAACAATACGGCAAATCGTAATGGCGTACTGGGCATGCTGATTGATGGTGTTGATGGTGATGTCAGCGGGAATACCACAAACGAAAATGTTGAAGATGGTCTTGTCATTTTGGGAGATGTCTCAGGAAGCCTGATCAATAACATGGCATTGAATAATGGTCTCATCGGAAGTTCCGGAACAGGCATAGTCATTCTCGGAGATATCAATACGTCAGGAAACGCTGTCGGAATCTCTGGAAATTTTGCAAATGGCAATTACGATGAAGGAATTTTTCTGCTTGGCGATGTGAACGGTCCGATCAGCAATAATACAACGAACAATAACGGTGAAGATGGCTTTCAGATTTTCGATGTCGATGTTCTGTTTACCAACAATACCTCAAACGGCAATGGGGATGATGGTTTCGATTTTGACAGACTGCTCAGCGGAGGTCAAATTGTAAACAACTCGGCTAGTGGTAATGCAGAGAGTGGTTTTGATTTTGATGACGACATACTCGCAGGCAGCCTCATTAGTGGAAACACCTCTAACAATAATTCCGAATTTGGCTATGACTTCTTCGATATGAATGGTGAATTCCGAAATAACCTTGCCGATTCCAACATACTGGATGGATTCAATTTTGCAGATGTTGGAGCCGGAGGCATTTTTGAAGGAAATACCGCGAATGGAAATTTGGATGGCTTCTACTTTGATGAGAACAACGGCCTTTTCAGAAACAATGTCGCAACCAATAACACAGAAGATGGTTTTGACATTCTGATTAACAACAGCACTTTTACAGGGAATGTCGCAAATAATAACGACGAACTTGGCTACAACTTTGTATTTCCCAATAACGGGACTGCAACGATGAATACAGGAAGTGGGAATACAAATGGCGGTAACACGTTTCCATAA
- a CDS encoding sulfatase-like hydrolase/transferase, which produces MFHQYILQAIILFAVVIPQLKFSRPVNAEQPTRPNIVMILADDQSYRDFGFMGNPLVKTPHLDQLAAESARFPNGYVPMSVCRPSLATLLTGLYPHQHGIHFNHPPPGLSRMREMTAQEYRKTRAKAEHLIREVPTLPRLLTESGYVSFQAGKHWEGGFKNAGFTHGMTTGLPADISDAIHGTREQKNGEWVAHGNGDAGLVIGRTTMQPVTDFIAENAESPFFLWYAPFLPHTPFDAPQEFYDCYADRNIPDYLLPYYAEIARFDNTVGQLMSCLDQHNLRKQTMIIFVSDNGFRPDASGKPKQDSRSKLSSDEDGLRTPILLNWPGVISPADYPQIVQTIDLTPTILAGVGLSSKVTPQMHGLNLLPAVTGEVGLPDRPAFGAIYPNDAEVLGDPAAHARGVWVRYENYKLILPGKGKQRLSPAFYDLRSDPEENQNLIHDAKYAQQQKQLSQLLKEWWHAGTQN; this is translated from the coding sequence ATGTTTCACCAATACATTCTACAAGCGATTATTCTATTCGCGGTAGTCATTCCACAGCTCAAGTTTTCGCGGCCTGTTAATGCCGAACAGCCGACGCGTCCCAATATTGTCATGATCCTTGCCGATGACCAGTCGTATCGTGATTTCGGGTTCATGGGAAATCCGCTGGTAAAGACACCTCATCTGGATCAATTGGCGGCTGAGTCCGCTCGGTTTCCGAATGGCTATGTTCCAATGTCTGTCTGCCGACCTTCGCTGGCGACATTGCTGACGGGTTTATATCCGCATCAGCATGGCATCCACTTTAATCATCCTCCGCCTGGATTGAGCCGAATGCGGGAGATGACTGCTCAGGAGTATCGAAAGACACGTGCGAAAGCCGAACATTTGATCCGAGAAGTGCCGACCCTTCCCAGACTTCTGACAGAATCCGGTTACGTTTCATTTCAGGCAGGCAAGCATTGGGAAGGTGGTTTCAAAAACGCAGGTTTCACCCATGGCATGACGACCGGATTGCCGGCAGACATCTCCGATGCAATTCACGGCACCCGCGAGCAGAAGAATGGAGAATGGGTCGCGCATGGCAATGGCGATGCCGGACTGGTAATTGGCCGGACAACAATGCAACCCGTCACAGATTTCATTGCCGAGAATGCTGAGTCTCCTTTTTTCCTCTGGTACGCACCGTTCCTGCCACACACTCCATTTGATGCCCCTCAGGAATTTTACGATTGTTATGCGGATCGAAATATTCCCGATTACCTTCTGCCATATTATGCGGAAATCGCGAGATTCGATAACACAGTTGGGCAATTGATGTCGTGCCTCGATCAGCACAATCTTCGGAAGCAAACGATGATCATCTTTGTTTCCGATAATGGATTCCGTCCCGATGCCAGTGGAAAACCGAAACAGGATAGTCGATCCAAATTATCCAGCGATGAAGATGGTCTGCGAACGCCAATCCTGCTGAACTGGCCAGGTGTCATTTCGCCTGCGGACTATCCTCAAATTGTACAGACTATTGATCTGACTCCGACGATCTTAGCGGGGGTTGGATTGTCCAGTAAAGTAACCCCACAAATGCACGGGCTGAATTTATTACCTGCTGTGACTGGCGAAGTCGGATTGCCAGATCGCCCGGCGTTTGGAGCCATCTACCCGAACGATGCCGAAGTATTAGGAGACCCCGCTGCACATGCCAGAGGAGTGTGGGTACGATACGAAAATTATAAATTGATTCTTCCAGGCAAAGGGAAGCAACGTCTCTCCCCTGCCTTTTACGATTTGCGAAGTGATCCCGAAGAGAATCAGAACCTGATTCACGATGCAAAGTATGCACAGCAGCAAAAACAATTGTCGCAGTTGCTCAAAGAATGGTGGCATGCAGGGACACAAAACTGA
- a CDS encoding sugar phosphate isomerase/epimerase family protein gives MSIQNDSLSRRAFCGTMAAGLSAALLPDSSWAATNEFQLKYLVGSCMYGYKPLTEIIAEVPKTGSNAIDLWPKVHGNQREQVDEIGVEKTRELLKKHNVNLGCITQYKLGPFGLQDEMRFANSFGCQTMVTGGKGPRGLTGGDLKKAVATFLEELKPHLEVAEETGVTIAIENHGNNLIESPDSLKWLAELRPSNNLGIALAPYHLPQDPELLAQLIRDLDDSISVFYAWQHGMGCMTKLPKEQELLQLPGRGSLDFAPLLAALKTIQYSGWTEIFMHPVPRGIPILEETSAVTAEINRSREYLKKLL, from the coding sequence ATGAGTATTCAGAACGATTCCCTCTCACGAAGAGCGTTTTGTGGCACGATGGCGGCAGGTTTGTCAGCTGCGTTACTGCCCGATTCGTCCTGGGCGGCGACCAATGAGTTCCAATTGAAGTACCTCGTTGGCTCCTGCATGTACGGCTACAAACCACTGACAGAGATTATTGCGGAGGTTCCGAAAACCGGATCCAATGCGATCGATCTCTGGCCGAAGGTTCATGGAAATCAACGGGAGCAAGTCGATGAAATTGGTGTCGAAAAAACACGAGAACTGCTCAAAAAGCACAATGTCAATCTTGGATGTATTACGCAGTATAAACTCGGTCCCTTCGGCTTGCAGGACGAAATGCGATTTGCCAACTCGTTTGGTTGCCAGACAATGGTGACGGGCGGCAAAGGTCCACGAGGGTTGACTGGTGGCGATCTTAAAAAAGCCGTGGCAACATTTCTTGAAGAATTGAAACCACATCTTGAAGTTGCGGAAGAAACCGGGGTCACGATTGCCATCGAAAATCATGGCAACAATCTGATCGAATCGCCAGACTCACTCAAATGGCTGGCGGAACTTCGGCCATCCAATAATCTGGGAATCGCACTGGCGCCGTATCATCTGCCGCAAGATCCCGAACTGTTGGCTCAATTGATCCGTGACCTTGATGATTCTATTTCCGTCTTCTATGCCTGGCAGCATGGCATGGGCTGCATGACTAAACTTCCTAAAGAGCAGGAACTCCTGCAACTGCCGGGGCGAGGCTCCCTCGACTTTGCTCCCCTGTTGGCGGCATTGAAAACGATTCAATACTCAGGCTGGACGGAAATTTTCATGCATCCGGTCCCCCGCGGTATTCCGATTCTCGAAGAGACCTCAGCAGTCACTGCGGAAATTAACCGATCACGAGAATATCTCAAAAAATTGCTGTAG
- a CDS encoding alkaline phosphatase D family protein produces MLKNYLIALIVFFSICSNVTLAQSNFWPDPTSNEVLPYETTGLVNGPLLGRPADDAVRLWIQTREPVEFEILYSEHLPLDGESQAVSSRTIAEAANTGIVDLAGLKSNTRYYYGVRIQNMLADLRESIDDPWPSFRTLPNSSDAKDETYNPEGVFNVRFAVGHCASQAPVESGGQYASTPAYTTLLKQHADEAMFAIVNGDIIYEAERDGTLEGVRENYELYFSRGRSFSKLFRHVPGLFTFDDHDVGWDIHGCGEIGLKEGPHLIRDIGLQGYRDFIGWANYAGPQTGSLRFGKAEMKSGSDILFDPQADFSDLDPQTVSTIHLGNFTREAKSPKRQNQAPKNSGVYGLVEVVDAQHLKITPAARVDESIPYSIGTHHYYDWQVSNCHFFALDTRGERSNRNPKNREDPSLFILGPAQEKWLIDGMQNTQAEFIFLISPDPWMVYHTAAHVNKEPGADKDDKGDGFPSFVHQREKLLDLMDQIKKPILIFTGDVHASASIKITDNVWEMMCGPLGSTGHPLGTLGNPPTGGMWSSMGRDVEMRWVAGFPNNLPYQRIRNTFYGMVQVNNVLKVASPEGNQPQWTAFDEPTVTIRWHDGYNGSLMYAETISTMDAR; encoded by the coding sequence ATGCTTAAAAATTACCTTATTGCTCTCATTGTGTTTTTTAGCATTTGCTCAAACGTGACTCTGGCCCAATCAAATTTCTGGCCAGATCCTACTTCCAATGAAGTCCTGCCCTATGAAACAACCGGATTGGTTAACGGCCCTCTCTTAGGCAGACCCGCAGATGATGCGGTTCGTTTGTGGATTCAAACCAGGGAGCCCGTTGAGTTTGAAATTCTCTACTCAGAACATCTGCCACTCGATGGTGAGTCTCAAGCAGTATCCAGTCGAACAATTGCAGAGGCAGCCAATACGGGTATCGTGGATCTCGCCGGTCTGAAGTCGAACACTCGTTATTATTATGGGGTTCGTATTCAGAATATGCTGGCCGATTTGCGGGAATCGATTGATGATCCGTGGCCTTCCTTTCGCACTCTGCCAAATTCAAGTGACGCCAAAGATGAGACATACAATCCGGAAGGGGTATTCAATGTCCGCTTTGCGGTGGGACATTGTGCGTCGCAGGCTCCTGTGGAATCGGGAGGGCAATACGCCAGCACCCCGGCTTATACGACATTGCTCAAGCAACATGCCGATGAGGCGATGTTCGCGATTGTCAACGGAGATATCATTTACGAAGCGGAACGGGATGGGACGCTGGAAGGTGTTCGGGAAAATTATGAACTCTATTTTTCACGAGGCCGATCCTTCTCGAAACTGTTTCGACATGTGCCGGGTTTGTTTACCTTTGATGACCATGATGTGGGCTGGGATATTCATGGATGCGGGGAAATTGGTCTGAAAGAGGGACCGCATTTGATCCGGGATATTGGACTCCAAGGCTATCGAGATTTCATCGGCTGGGCAAATTATGCAGGTCCACAAACCGGAAGCCTGCGGTTTGGCAAAGCCGAGATGAAGTCCGGCTCGGATATTCTTTTCGATCCTCAAGCTGATTTTTCCGATCTGGATCCTCAAACGGTCAGCACGATCCATCTGGGAAATTTCACACGCGAGGCAAAATCTCCCAAACGTCAAAATCAGGCTCCCAAAAATTCAGGAGTCTATGGCCTGGTCGAAGTGGTCGATGCTCAACACCTGAAAATCACACCAGCTGCTCGTGTTGATGAATCAATCCCTTACAGCATCGGCACGCATCATTACTACGACTGGCAGGTTTCAAATTGTCATTTCTTTGCGCTCGATACCCGTGGCGAGCGATCCAATAGGAATCCAAAAAACCGTGAAGATCCGAGTCTATTCATTCTGGGGCCTGCTCAGGAAAAATGGTTAATTGACGGGATGCAGAATACACAAGCCGAGTTCATCTTTCTGATTTCTCCCGATCCGTGGATGGTGTATCACACAGCCGCCCATGTGAACAAAGAACCGGGAGCCGATAAAGACGACAAGGGCGATGGCTTCCCCTCATTTGTCCATCAGCGGGAGAAACTTCTGGATCTCATGGATCAAATCAAGAAGCCGATTCTGATTTTCACCGGCGATGTTCATGCCTCCGCTTCCATCAAAATCACAGATAATGTCTGGGAAATGATGTGCGGGCCTCTGGGCTCAACAGGGCATCCATTGGGAACGCTGGGTAATCCCCCCACAGGAGGAATGTGGTCGAGCATGGGAAGAGACGTGGAAATGCGCTGGGTAGCGGGTTTTCCGAACAATTTGCCTTATCAGCGGATCAGGAATACATTTTATGGAATGGTGCAGGTCAATAATGTACTGAAAGTCGCCTCACCGGAAGGAAATCAACCTCAGTGGACCGCCTTTGACGAGCCAACCGTTACCATTCGCTGGCACGATGGCTATAATGGCTCGCTGATGTACGCAGAAACAATCTCAACGATGGATGCTCGTTAA
- a CDS encoding DJ-1/PfpI family protein, whose amino-acid sequence MSQEKVLIIIGDASETLDTLYPFYRLIEAGFKPVVAAPEKRKYQMVMHEVKPGWTITKEWEGYTIDAEVSFSEINPEEYAGIMFSGGRAPEYIRYDEDLVRATRHFFEAGKPIASVCHGVEIPAYADCVRDRRMATVPKCKFDLEVCGGIFVDEACVIDGNLISGRTFHDNGHYLGPWIKLLEEARANKETTVKA is encoded by the coding sequence ATGTCTCAGGAAAAAGTTCTCATCATCATTGGCGATGCTTCTGAAACGCTCGATACTCTGTATCCCTTTTATCGACTGATCGAAGCAGGATTTAAGCCCGTCGTCGCTGCTCCCGAAAAGCGGAAGTATCAGATGGTGATGCATGAAGTGAAGCCAGGCTGGACGATCACCAAAGAATGGGAAGGCTACACGATTGACGCCGAAGTCAGCTTTTCGGAAATCAATCCCGAGGAATATGCAGGGATCATGTTTTCTGGCGGACGTGCTCCCGAATACATTCGCTACGATGAAGACCTCGTGCGGGCCACTCGTCATTTCTTCGAAGCCGGCAAGCCGATTGCCAGCGTTTGTCACGGCGTGGAAATTCCAGCCTATGCTGATTGTGTTCGCGATCGTCGTATGGCCACTGTGCCTAAATGCAAATTCGACTTGGAAGTTTGTGGCGGCATTTTTGTCGATGAAGCCTGTGTCATTGACGGCAACCTGATCAGCGGTCGTACCTTCCATGACAACGGCCACTATCTTGGTCCGTGGATTAAACTCCTGGAAGAAGCCCGAGCGAATAAAGAAACCACTGTCAAAGCTTGA
- the hflX gene encoding GTPase HflX, translating into MNQPLRDTLKVEAKRAVLVGMLTPGQKLSKEHALDELAGLAETAGCEVVGHLTQTRDHPEPATYLGKGKIEELNQLMQATDAELAIFDNNLSPSQGKNIETTIKSIVIDRSEVILDIFATHARTYEAKLQVELAQLLYMRPRLKRMWTHLERIEGGIGSGRGPGEKQLELDRRMLDKRVSELRRKLESVEKRRERLVASRNEYFTVSLVGYTNAGKSTLMHALTGEDVYIADQLFATLDTKTRKWDIPNWGSILLSDTVGFVRDLPHHLVASFKSTLEEALQADLLLHVVDASNPEAMQHIETVESVLEEIGAGEKQTLLVLNKVDRLPGHQTPGTEINGDDLNSIEENSWYHILRNKHRDAMSVSAVTREGVEQLREKVVSILSKNFHAIEITADIGDGKLTSVLTQLTEVEQTTYTNTNAIYRCRLPQGVIERLQREHEIQVEFLEEFTPSSTDAT; encoded by the coding sequence TTGAATCAACCGTTGCGTGATACGCTAAAAGTCGAAGCCAAACGAGCAGTTCTTGTGGGGATGTTAACTCCCGGGCAAAAGCTGTCGAAAGAACATGCCCTGGATGAACTGGCCGGTCTGGCCGAGACCGCAGGGTGTGAGGTCGTTGGTCATTTGACACAGACACGCGACCATCCCGAACCGGCCACCTATCTCGGCAAAGGCAAGATCGAAGAACTCAATCAGCTCATGCAAGCAACTGATGCCGAACTGGCCATCTTCGATAACAACCTTTCTCCCTCGCAGGGTAAGAATATCGAAACGACGATCAAGTCGATTGTTATCGACCGCAGCGAAGTCATTCTGGATATCTTCGCGACACACGCCCGGACATACGAGGCGAAGTTGCAGGTGGAACTGGCTCAACTGCTCTATATGCGTCCGCGTCTGAAACGGATGTGGACTCACCTGGAACGTATCGAAGGGGGGATTGGGAGTGGTCGTGGACCGGGGGAAAAGCAGCTCGAACTTGACCGTCGAATGCTCGATAAACGAGTCTCCGAACTTCGCCGTAAGCTGGAAAGTGTCGAAAAGCGTCGCGAACGACTCGTCGCTTCCCGCAATGAATACTTCACCGTTTCCCTCGTCGGCTACACCAACGCTGGCAAGAGCACATTGATGCACGCCCTGACGGGAGAAGATGTTTACATCGCCGATCAGTTATTCGCCACGCTCGACACCAAAACCCGCAAATGGGATATCCCCAACTGGGGCAGCATTCTATTAAGCGATACTGTCGGTTTCGTCCGCGATCTTCCTCACCATCTCGTTGCCTCGTTCAAGTCGACACTCGAAGAAGCACTGCAGGCGGATTTGCTATTGCACGTTGTCGATGCCAGTAATCCCGAAGCGATGCAGCACATCGAAACAGTTGAAAGCGTACTCGAAGAAATCGGAGCGGGCGAAAAGCAGACACTCCTCGTGTTAAATAAAGTTGACCGACTTCCCGGACATCAAACTCCTGGAACAGAAATTAATGGAGACGACCTCAACAGCATCGAAGAAAATTCGTGGTATCACATTCTGCGAAACAAACACCGCGATGCCATGAGCGTGAGTGCAGTCACCCGAGAAGGCGTTGAGCAGCTCCGGGAAAAGGTTGTATCAATCCTGAGCAAAAACTTTCACGCGATCGAAATCACAGCTGACATCGGCGACGGAAAACTGACCTCAGTACTGACACAACTGACCGAAGTTGAACAAACCACTTACACAAACACAAACGCCATCTACCGCTGCCGTTTGCCTCAGGGAGTGATCGAGCGTCTACAAAGGGAGCATGAAATTCAAGTTGAGTTCCTGGAAGAATTCACCCCATCATCGACGGATGCTACTTGA
- a CDS encoding NADPH-dependent assimilatory sulfite reductase hemoprotein subunit codes for MADTDSKISTDTVKLSKMEGIKEASHQLRGPIPEELLNQEPSFSGDAAQLLKFHGTYQQDNRELRNRKDADGNRMAKAYSCMIRTGVTGGQMTADQFLVEMDLADKYGEGTLRLTTRQAIQLHGVLKQNLQRTIHEISKIKLDTYAACGDVNRNVMCNPVPYKNNPVLEQMQEMTKAIAAHLRPRSTAYFELWVEDPDGHKENVAEFQPVEEPIYGATYLPRKFKIGVALPEDNHVDIMTQDIGLLAIVENDAVVGYDMYVGGGMGRTPAKKETYPALGKPLAFLAPGEVCAVAEAVVKVQRDFGNREDRKVARMKYLVDKWGIEKFREKVVEYYGQSLSPVRGVKVTGVDDYMGWREQGDGKLFVGINIENGRIKDEGDLRIKTGLRAVVEKYKMPVHLTALQSMILCDIDPADKDDIASMLKEHGIKTAEEYTISRRFSMACPALPMCGLAVTESERVMPDLMSQIEAEMAKYDLQEELISVHMTGCPNGCARPYTPDIGLVGKAVNKYTMFLGGNAEGTRLGFIFQDMVKFEDVAPTLSPIFAYFKAEREGKESFGDFCNRKGLEDLTEKVSSAA; via the coding sequence ATGGCTGACACCGACTCAAAAATCTCAACCGATACTGTTAAGCTCTCCAAAATGGAGGGCATCAAGGAAGCCTCCCATCAATTGCGAGGTCCGATTCCTGAAGAACTACTCAATCAAGAGCCCAGTTTTTCGGGGGATGCGGCTCAGTTGCTCAAATTCCATGGCACCTATCAGCAGGACAATCGCGAACTGCGAAACCGTAAAGATGCTGACGGTAACCGCATGGCTAAAGCCTACAGCTGTATGATTCGCACCGGTGTGACCGGCGGACAAATGACAGCCGATCAGTTTCTCGTCGAGATGGATCTGGCCGACAAATATGGCGAAGGAACATTGCGACTGACGACCCGCCAGGCGATTCAGTTACACGGCGTGCTCAAGCAGAATCTGCAGCGAACGATTCATGAGATCAGCAAAATCAAATTAGATACCTACGCTGCCTGTGGTGACGTCAATCGTAATGTCATGTGCAATCCGGTTCCTTACAAGAACAATCCTGTTCTCGAACAGATGCAGGAAATGACAAAAGCAATCGCGGCTCATCTTAGACCTCGCTCGACTGCTTACTTCGAACTGTGGGTGGAAGATCCTGATGGCCATAAGGAAAATGTCGCTGAGTTCCAACCGGTTGAAGAACCGATCTACGGGGCGACTTATCTGCCACGAAAGTTCAAGATTGGCGTCGCTCTCCCGGAAGACAATCATGTCGACATTATGACGCAGGATATCGGTCTGCTGGCGATCGTCGAGAACGATGCTGTCGTCGGTTACGACATGTACGTCGGCGGCGGAATGGGACGAACACCAGCCAAGAAAGAGACTTATCCGGCTCTGGGTAAACCTCTCGCATTCCTGGCACCTGGCGAAGTTTGTGCGGTTGCCGAAGCGGTTGTCAAAGTTCAAAGAGACTTCGGGAATCGAGAAGACCGCAAAGTTGCCCGTATGAAATATCTCGTCGACAAATGGGGAATCGAAAAGTTCCGTGAGAAAGTCGTCGAGTATTATGGTCAATCTCTTTCACCCGTTCGTGGTGTCAAAGTGACTGGCGTCGACGATTACATGGGCTGGCGTGAACAGGGCGATGGCAAACTTTTCGTCGGTATCAATATCGAGAATGGACGTATCAAAGACGAAGGTGACTTGCGAATCAAAACCGGTTTGCGAGCCGTCGTCGAAAAATACAAGATGCCCGTCCACCTGACGGCTCTGCAATCCATGATTCTCTGCGATATCGATCCCGCTGATAAAGATGACATCGCCAGCATGCTCAAAGAGCACGGCATTAAAACAGCCGAGGAATACACGATCTCACGACGTTTCTCAATGGCCTGCCCGGCTCTGCCGATGTGTGGATTAGCCGTCACGGAATCGGAACGAGTCATGCCAGATCTGATGAGTCAGATTGAAGCCGAGATGGCGAAATATGATTTGCAGGAGGAGTTGATCAGCGTGCACATGACCGGCTGCCCGAATGGATGTGCCCGACCATACACTCCCGATATCGGTCTGGTCGGAAAAGCAGTCAACAAGTATACGATGTTCTTAGGAGGAAATGCCGAAGGAACACGACTCGGATTCATCTTCCAGGACATGGTCAAATTCGAAGATGTCGCTCCCACACTGTCGCCGATATTTGCATACTTCAAAGCCGAGCGAGAAGGCAAGGAATCGTTTGGGGATTTCTGTAATCGCAAAGGTCTCGAAGATCTGACAGAAAAAGTTTCCTCTGCTGCGTGA
- a CDS encoding HAD family hydrolase: MQYEAIIFDCDGTLANSMPAHYIAWVSTLKRYGLEFTEDLFYETGGWSTLKVARHLLELHGHDGDAEAIAEEKEDEFEKHLDVILPIEQTIEVVKVHFEKIPLAVATGGIPRVCHGILDNLGLRQYFQTIVTALDIEHPKPAPDTYLEAARRLGVNPANCLAYEDTDPGIESARQAGMSTIDVRTYFKPERVTAG; this comes from the coding sequence GTGCAGTACGAAGCGATTATTTTTGATTGTGATGGCACCTTAGCCAACTCCATGCCCGCTCATTACATTGCCTGGGTATCGACTCTTAAACGCTACGGTCTCGAATTTACGGAAGATCTGTTTTATGAGACCGGTGGCTGGTCGACTCTCAAAGTCGCCCGTCATCTACTCGAACTTCATGGACATGACGGCGATGCTGAAGCGATTGCCGAAGAAAAAGAAGATGAATTCGAAAAACATCTCGATGTGATTCTGCCGATTGAACAGACCATCGAAGTGGTCAAAGTTCACTTCGAAAAAATCCCCCTGGCCGTTGCCACGGGTGGCATCCCACGCGTCTGCCACGGCATTCTCGATAATCTGGGACTGCGACAATACTTTCAGACAATCGTCACCGCTCTCGATATCGAACACCCCAAGCCTGCTCCCGATACCTACCTCGAAGCCGCCCGCCGTTTAGGAGTGAACCCGGCCAATTGCCTCGCCTACGAAGATACCGACCCCGGCATCGAATCGGCTCGGCAGGCTGGAATGTCGACAATTGATGTTCGTACTTACTTTAAGCCTGAGCGTGTGACTGCTGGTTAA